The following nucleotide sequence is from Salvia miltiorrhiza cultivar Shanhuang (shh) chromosome 7, IMPLAD_Smil_shh, whole genome shotgun sequence.
TTTACATAAAGTGGCAGAGCTTTAAGCTTTATGGGTGATAGGAGGAGTCGGAGTAGCTCAGTCcaacttttaaaaaaagaataaaattaatttattcttttaaaaaataaattattttttaaaaaacaaatataaagatgtaattttttatattttttcaactataatggTACAATTTGTAGGGATAGCACTAGTAtattattgaatcaatagaaagagaataattatttattctaGTCGGTGATCGAATTTCAATCCTAAATCCATCAAAATTCTACTTACACATAAAAATGAATTGTATATACTGCCCGAAAAATTTggctcgggggctaccgccccaaACCCCCATTCAATACCTTCAAGTTCAGCACCCCTATCGACAAATCTTGGATCCGCGAAAAATTTggctcgggggctaccgccccaaACCCCCATTCAATACCTTCAAGTTCAGCACCCCTATCGACAAATCTTGGATCCGCCCCTGGGTACAGAAAGGGTTTGGGTGGGAAGGGTGGTGgggagtatcatttttttttttaattatatttttattataatttcattAAGGATATAATAGTCTATTTACTCAAAAATTGAttagatttaatattttttatttacatggTTAACATTAACCTTTTGTTAATTAAAATGGTTGTTTCCAAGTATTAACACTGTTATTaatgtattttaatttctatattatattttacttcaataaaattaatataataacatgaatcaaattaatttttttaaataataaaatataatttaaaatttaaacgTGCATATATTGAAAAGCAAATTGATACAACacacaactaaaaataaaaatacatacaaTTTGGGACACAAAAAATAAAGGCAAAAAAAAGGAATtggaagaaaattaaaaaaaaaaacttgggccaaaaaaagaagaagaagaagaagacgaaaaaacaaaaaagaataagaaaCGATCGAAAAGAACAAAGGATGGAAATGGAAGAATTGaagaaattttcaaaaataaataaataaataaataactttttttttgaaggaaaataaataaataacttaaaGTTGTAGGTAACGGGGTCCACGTGTGGACTACTACCCCAAAACATATCTCCCACtagttgaaaatataaaaataaattgcatATATGTGCACTGTGCACTGTGCACTGTGCACATATACATAAAGACATATGTACATCATTTTAAACAACACTACAAAATTGCATAATGAATATACCCAATTGTGGTTCTACCTTAAAATCTGTATATAATAAAACTTATTTTCTAATGTCACGTTTATTTTTCACTAATCACACAATTTTCAATAAATCTATCAATataaaatttgtaattatttataaaaattaaattaaaaaaagacaaaaaaaaattgcacaTGTGTATAAATACAAATAGTCAATactaaattcaaaaaaaaaagctatTTTTAAATTCACATTAAGAAAATAAcatgtactccatccgtcccacttaaATTGACATACTTGCATTTTTTGTCTGTCCCACTTAAATTGGCAATTTTCTATGGTCTCTACtttctctacacacataaaataattggaccatacctactttacactcttaaccatttattcttaattttcgtgcccaactcaaaagtgccaatataagtgggacggatggagtaatatataaTTTCGTGCATAGATGTATCCGGGAAATTTCGATGTTGAAAAGTATTTTTGTATAAATGGGTTGGgcatagggatggcaacgggccggatctggaccgggtctggccaataccagatccagatccgttttcatataccagatccagatccagatccagatccgtatccgttgatctgaaaattttggatccagatccagatccgcgggtccacgggtccagatccatggatctactatttttaaattaaattaaaaaaatttcacaaaatcaacaacatctaattttcatcataaaaaatataacacaaaatacttttatctaattacttttagtttttattcttttgaatataatttatttattatttttaatttagttaatattattagtaaactaaatataaaatataaaaaatatatataaaataaaacggatccacgggtcggatctgggccggatccggatctaaaatttcaagatccagatccgttttcaaaactgagatccagatccagatccatcgggtctaaaaaattgagatccagatccgtaaaaacggatctggatccacggatctggaccgggtccaagatccactgccatccctagttgGGCACATTGGGCCGAGGAGGAGTGGGTTGGGTTGCTGGAACATAGTTCATCCTTCAAATCCAGTAGAATTAATTATTCTTGTAAAAAGGTTTCTTCTTGAATTAATCATTTCTTTTTCTGAGGAAATGGGACCAACTTGATCATCAGTAATCAACTAATCATAGTATATTCACCGATGCATGAACTGGAAAATGAAAATCAGCATCAATCACGTATgctatattaattaattcatcatttCAACTTTCATAAGCAAGTTTGGCACACAGTTGAAATACTTTATAAATGTGTGCGAAAGAGATAGTAGAGGAATCATGCTACTTCAACTCTATAAGATTGAGCTGATGAGTTGGAGGATATTGAAAAGAATATTGTAGCAAATTGTAAAGGGCTTCCTTTATAAATTActattcccttcgtcccatttgtattggcctcttacttttggacacggagattaagaaaatctttatttatgagttaagtaGGTGGAGTGCTTTACTTTTGCCCACTTAGGAGCCCTTATTTTTGGGGATGAGATCCAATGTCccataattttatgtgtgtcactgtgtcccattcttatatctattattttaaaaatattttttataaaaataaaatttattatgatactatgaattatatttaatttttatgtaaaaaattaaaatttttaaaaaatatataccatgactttgaatttatcaacctattatgaactaataaaagtgaaattaaatgagaaaaaaataattatataccctagattgatggaataaaccctagttaatagtcacaaaattaaactaaagcatataaagttgaaattgaaaaaaaatatatataagaaaataaataaaattgaaagtggaacACAAAGTGgaacataaagtgtggtacactaaatctcattccttatttttgctattttaaaaaGGGGATCAATACaattgggacagcccaaaatggCAAAGAAgccaatacaaatgggacggagggactaTAACAGAAGGTCTTTTGGCAAAATCTGAGCGCCTATCGTTGAAGCTCCAATATTTCTCATTTGTTTTTACATGTTTTAACTTGatttaaaattaagaaaacattctataaattaaaaagtgattaatttttatcaaataaaataacatctCGAGTTTGTGCAAGCAGGATTGAGTCTCCCAGATCCTCCGAGTGAGATGGTTATCATGGAGAATCTACAAACGCTCAAAGGAGTAATGAATTTGTATTTGAAACACTCACCGCCGTCGCCATCTCCGACGCCGACTCATTCTTGGCTATGCTATCTTCCGTGTAGTTGAAAACGAGAGGCGGAAACTCGGGGAAATTGGAATCGTAAACTCCATCGATTCCTGCGTAGTAAGCGTGAAGGATGTCGGTGGTGATGGGCAGCAGCATCGTCAGGTTGTTCATGCTGGCCATCAGCCTCGTGGTCCCCACGCACGCGCTCTTCGTGCAGGGCGATAGATTCACCGAGAGCGTGAAGAATAGATTCTTCATCAcgttttttgggacgtccacgtTGTCCGCGAGGCTTCTCAGTCTGCTTGTGAAATCGGCCGATGCCGCGGTGTCGTTGTATTCGGGGAAGGAtgggagcggcggcggcgagggcACCGTGTAGTTCCCGACGTACTCGATGATAGCTGTGGTCGGGGTGCTCACGTATTCTCCTCCCACCACGTAGATTCTGGATGGCCATGTAGTAGTGCAATGGAATAAAATAATTCCATTCAAAATATTCTCAAACATAATACAGGCTGATTTGCAATGGAATAGCAATTGTGAGGTCATAATCTGTCCATGCAAAGTGATGATAAACAATACCGATTCTAATACTCTTTTAACTTAACCACATCAGACTATTCTTATGCGGAAAAGCCGCATAAGCTTTAGCATAGTTTTGCGGTAGCTTTATGGAGTGGAGTTGATGCGTATCAAGATTGTACAAAATGCAATGCCGGCATTGCTTCCCATAGAAGGCGGCAAAATAGAAGGCTAAAACATGTGGATATTTAACCCAACCAAGTGGTTCAAGAACTGCACCATCTTCAGGAGCTAACTGTTGAATCCTCCATTTCTCAGCTCCCAAGTCGACGTTGGGCAGCGCCTTCCTCCACTCGCCCGTCTCTGCCTTCATCTCCCAAACCTCCCACGACAGATCCCCACACGCAACCAGGAGCGACACACACCTCCCAGTCGACAGATATTTATAGTCGCGTTCATGGTACTCATAAGGGGCTTCACTCAGTGTAATGATCTCCGTCTCCACATCCAACGTCATGCAGTATCTCCCCTTTCCCCAGTGCACGAAACCTTCACTAGTCAAGGGAGCCTTGTCGAAGAAAATTGGCCTGACATGGTCGGGGAGGTGGTGAACCTCGACGTGCCTCCAGGACTCATCGACTCCAACAGTGAACACGAAAAGATCATCGACTCCAACAGTGAACACGGAAAGATCGTCGTCAATTTGTCGGAGTGGTGCCGAGTGGAAAACAGCGGATGGTGCAATCACTTTATATGCCAAGGAAGCTGCAGAGCAGCCCCGTTCCGGAGATTTCATGGGCCCTAGGCGAAATGAGAAAAAATGGCCCTTTTAATTGAATATGCTTGTGTGCTTGTGGGcccttttttttaatagaatAAGATTGGAGCTTTTGGGTTTGTATGTATTTTTTACTGATTGAGGCCCATTGtacaactaaaaaaaattattttcatataataatagcaataaaaataaaaaaattggggcCCCATTCTGCCCTGGGCCCTAGGCGGTCGCACCCCTCGCCTATGCCCAGGGCCGGGCCTGCTGCAGAGCATGCTAAACCACAGTGGAACTGGCAATACATGCGCCCTTTAGGATACGGTGGGAGGAGGAATGACTGCCTCGTTGCAGGATTCGCAAGACGAGGGAAGCGTTTGTCGTCCAACTCCAGAACCAAACCGTTGCAGGTAGCAAGAACTCCCAATTTGGAGATGTGATTTAGCTCAGATTTGAGGATTCCACCATCTGCGTCAGCTGTTACATAAAGTGGCAGTGTATTACCCTTTACGGGTGATAGGAGGAGTCCATAGGTAGCACCGTGCATCTTCTCGTTGATGAAGGCATGAGAATGGATAATGCGGTACCACCGCCGGCACACGAGCCTCGCTCTCTCGTAGAGATGATCGGCCGGCAAACGGAGGAGGATTTCGAACAATAGCTCTTTGGGGAGGGACTCTATGTTTGTTGGCATCCCCTCTTTACACCTCCGGGAATAATAAGCCCGACTTCTAATGTGTATCATCTACAAATTTTTGTTTTGGAATAGCATCATCAGTCATCACTCTACTAATCAATCGACTAACCAATTCACTAATCTTTATACAAGTGCTTTATCTGCCCAAACCTTAGATGCTGAGAATAAGAAAGCCATATGCATATCAATACCAATGTCTTCTATTATTAAAGGATTTCGAAAGTTTAGGTGTATTCAattcagacttttaaaagttctTTAAAATCCAAAATATTCAATCCAGATTCtttaaagtcttttaaaatttaGAGGTATTCAAAccagactttttaaagtctaTTAAAATCAGGTGGTATTTAACATTTCATGGATTTTAACAATCCATGAATTCTAAtggatttattaaaaaaaatacaaaggaCGAAATCCGAGCTTCAGACTTGAGATTTCGATTGATTCATCTAAATTTCACGTGATTCCACGCGGAGTCTATGACTTTTTAAAGTCCTTAAAAAttcatggactttttaaagtccttTAAAATCCTAAAGAAGCTCAATCCAATACACCcctaaatttcaaataaaaaacccTTTCTTATGAAACATATCATACGGAATTTCAGCTCTAacctaaatttaaaataaaaaaacctttTCTTATGAAACATATATTCATAAGGAATTTCAGCTCTAAcctaaatttcaaataaaaaactttTTCTTATGAAACATATATTCATAAGGAATTTCAGCTCTAAcctaaatttcaaataaaaaaacctTTTCTTTTGAAACATATATGCATACGGAATTTCAGCTCTGAcctaaatttcaaataaaaaactttTTCTTATGAAACATATATTCATAAGGAATTTCAGCTCTAAcctaaatttcaaataaaaaaacctTTTCTTTTGAAACATATATGCATACGGAATTTCAGCTCTGAcctaaatttcaaataaaaaactttTTCTTATGAAACATATATTCATAAGGAATTTCAGCTCTAAcctaaatttcaaataaaaaactttTTCTTATgaaacatatatttataagaaattTCAGCTCTAacctaattttcaaattaaaaaccTTTTTCTTATGAAACATATATGCAAACGGAATTTCGGGTCTAACGTAATTTTGAAAGACAGCCATCAGCATATCAAACAAGGGAGAGTGCTTACCGATTCTCTACTAAGAATGTCGGAATGAGGATCCGAAACGCCGCCGTCGGTGCAGCAGCGGCGCGGAGGCGGTGGCTTGCGGAAGGCTGGTTTCAAACGAAGCATTTCAGCTTTTCTATTTCCGGTGAAGTGTCTAAAACGCGGCGGCAGAGTAAATAAATTACAAGCGGTGGACCCAAATAAATGCGGCAGTTTCCCGCCCAAACCCAAATAACAATAcgagttctttttttttttttggattattgatggataaatatataaattttgaagcAATTCTGATTTTTAATAcatcaaattttaaaaagtgtcaAAAAATACAACAACTTATTGATCAGGGTAATTTTAATACAAATTCTATTTTTGATTAAATTAAAAGTGATTTGGATGAATTAATTCtgaaatttaaatgaattaattctatTTTAGTTTTTGCATTTACCTATATTtaagatttatatttatttatttaaacatatcatttaCTAGAGAATTCAATCACAAAGCTTTTCAAATTCCTTTGCCTCAATCCAACAAACATGAGAAGCAAATACTTTTAGCTAAGATTCGCATTAATCTTATTATTCAGCTAAGCAAAGCAGtatgtatgatttttttttttgagaagttGTACTGAAAAAAAGCTGCAGGCAATAGCAATATTGATAAGTCATAGTAGAACATGGAGCCAAAGTTTTTTTATAGGACAAATTTTTTTGGGTTCGTAATTATAGggcaaatttttgaaaattcaaCATGAGTATGACAAAATAAGtctgaaaaaataatttgtccTGTAATTGCAAGTTCGAAATAATTTGTCCTACATTTACAAATTGCAAGCTCGAAAAAAATGAGACagaagagagatttttttttaatttttagtctttaaataaggataatttttacatttcaaatcaaatatttacatatatcaaattaaagatcttatcGTGAGATTTGGAGAGGTGAGTTAACTTAGATATGTGTATTTCGCCGTCTGTGTTGGCTATTACATAAAGTGGCAGAGCTTTAATTTCTATGGGTGATAGGAGGATCCCGTGCATCTGTGCGTTGACGAAGGCATGAGAAGTGGATAATGTGGTACCACCGCCAGCAAACGAGCCTCGCTCCGTCGTAGAGATGATCGTCCGGCAAACGGAGGAGTTTTCGAGGGAGGGACTCTATATTTGTTGGCCTCTCCTTTTTACACCTCCGAAAATAATAAGGTCGACTTCTAATGTTATATCAACtgtagggctgtaaacaaacaTAGCTACTCGCAAACTACTCGGAGTAGCTATTCTCACTGATTTACATAAAGTAGCATAGCTTTAAGCTTTATGGGTGATAGGAGGAGTCCATAGTAGTGAACGCAAACAAATAATTCCTCTCATCTTCACAATTAATGAATATAAGTAATTTGTATAAAACATAATCCACCTTTTTAAGattactaaataaaactaacacAAAAACTTAGGTACAGGCAGATGTATCGTACAATCGAGTTGATTCGCATTcagaataatgtcatttacacggttCGGGTCAAAATGCTGATACGAATCAGGATGTGAATCAGGGTCTGAGTGCAGGTGTAACCCGATTGTACAATACACCTAGTTGTACACAAAATCACCTCTAAAACTAAATGTTACATTAAATTAACAGTAGACTGCTAAACTAACTATTAGTAATTAAATCGTCAAGTATAAAATTAATTCGAACAATAGGCTACAACAAATAATTAGTTGACCTTATATTAATAAAAGAGGTGGCCTTGGGTATAATTAGGTGTACCGTATAATTGGATAGCAATCACATCTAGACCCTGAACCCGCATTTTGACCCGGAtcatataaataacattattacAAGTGTGGATCAATCCGATTGTACGAGTATATTGTACCCAAATTTTTGCGTAAATAAAAATGTTCCCCTTTTGAATGTTTTGTAGATTGTTTTGCTCAATGTATTGGATTCATTCTTgattaaggtatttttttaacCTTGTTTTTAACCTTGTTGCTTACATATATATTGAATGAActatatcaaaattaaattataaatatatatctttTCAAGAAAGAACTTGAATCCATCTTCCATGTCATCTGTTTATCAACGCATATATATGAAGATGAGATAAAAACAAgacacaaaaacaaaaataaaaacaaaattccAGATTGATATCTTTGAAACCAAAAACTTAATTAGTGATCGTTTATGATGAATTCAACGTCCAATGAATTCCTAAATTAACAACCTACACACAACAGTCATTCATCGCACTATTCATAAAAAGAATTTTAGCTATAACTCGTTTACTAtcaagtcgagctctgctctctCTATACATTATGCGGATGCCGTTGCGTTCGATTTTTGACGAGGAGGAATTCGCAACTGAACCTTCATCGCGTCATAAACCGTGAATCCAATCGCAACAGAAGGTACAACCTGAAGGAAAGGATCAAACAGCATAAGCATCACGGATTCTTGACAATTCTTCGATGGCAGAAATAAAATTAGCTCGTCTCTTCATGCCCAAAGAAGTTAGGGTCGGACCACGATCATTCATCGTAGAAAGGTGAAATATACTAGAAAGCTATAATACTTACGGCTCATGTTCGATCAAAATGTGCAAATTTCAATATTTGTGCCTATCGGGAAGTCTACCTCGTTTCACTAACGCGTTGTGATTCGATAAAGGAAGAGACGAGTGAATTGACTCGAGATGGTAAGTTACCTTGATGTAATTGATGCTTAGGCCAGCGAACAACTGTCTCCAACCGTGATTACGGACGATGAAAGCGAGCCCCTCCCACGTGCTCTTATACACTTGACCACCTTGCGATGAAGGTTGCAAATGCTCGACCTGGAATAACTCGGTATTAGTAATTTAAAGACACGTCGGCCCAGAAAAAGTTCATCAAGATTTCCCAAGTAACATGTACAAATTATCGAAGGAAAGGCCGCTTTGAAGGGAGACGATTAAACAAGAAATGATCGATCCATCAATGTATGTGGTGGATTAGctgatattatttttatctatctaagCTATCGATCAAAGTAAACACCCTCAACAGAAGTAAGCGACAGTGCAATACCTGCATCTGCCTCCTCACAACATCTAACGGGTACGTCAAAGTCTGTCCAAGTACACCGGCTATGGCTCCACAGGATAGCCGCATTACAATCGACTTCTGGTGTTCTTCGGGGACGTGCCTCTTGAGTTCCTCGTAGACATAAAACTTCAGGCCAGCATACGGAAGAATACCTATAAGTGTCGGACCTGCGCAAAGAAATATCGTCAATATCAATTTTGATAGTAAAATTTTGCAACTTCAGGTTATTATTATTAGCAAAGTAGTACAAATCCATGCATTGGCTTCAAGATGCCTCTAAAAATTTCAAAACGACGCTGAAATAATATAACATACGATCAAATAGATTAATCGAATTTCAAGTGTACCTATGCCACGGTAGAGACCGCGGACTCCCCCTTCTTTGTAGACTCTCTTGAATACATCTCCAATTCCATTGTAAGAAGGATTGGCATTAAATTGTCTCGCTCCATGCTGCAAATTGCTTCTGGTGTCTACAACCTGAAAAATCGGAATAGCAAACGAAAATTCAACCACATATAGTATAACTAGGCAAGAGAATTCTGTGTATTTATGTGTGTCACTGCTTATTAGATTTGGACAATCATTTTTTGGTAGGATTCCAGTTAAAAACATGAGGACTACTGTGAAAAATGGGTTTTTCTTGAATCTCGTATAACTTCTTAAGCGAGAAATCCAAATGCATACCTGGTACGCGAGTTTGGTGCGAGCCAAATCTAGTGGATAAGTGCATAAAACTGCAGTACCACCAGCAGCCGAGCCGGCTAAGAGATCCACAACGGGACCCGTTCCCAAAGCCGAGTAGTTATCCAAGATTCGTGAACGGTACTGCTCGTAGGCCATGAAATGTAATGCTGCATAGGGTACAATCCGAAGTACACTTGCTCCATTCCCTCTGGATCgcagaaaaaatagaaaaataacaaAGAAGAATAAGCCAACCGGG
It contains:
- the LOC130994906 gene encoding mitochondrial carrier protein CoAc1-like; protein product: MMNSSQGSTLSSNVTGFAGAASAHREAHREAKYIDTVPVYVKELIAGGAAGGFAKTAVAPLERTKILLQTRTQGFQSLGVYPSLKKLLKHEGVAGFYKGNGASVLRIVPYAALHFMAYEQYRSRILDNYSALGTGPVVDLLAGSAAGGTAVLCTYPLDLARTKLAYQVVDTRSNLQHGARQFNANPSYNGIGDVFKRVYKEGGVRGLYRGIGPTLIGILPYAGLKFYVYEELKRHVPEEHQKSIVMRLSCGAIAGVLGQTLTYPLDVVRRQMQVEHLQPSSQGGQVYKSTWEGLAFIVRNHGWRQLFAGLSINYIKVVPSVAIGFTVYDAMKVQLRIPPRQKSNATASA